The proteins below are encoded in one region of Bacteroidales bacterium:
- a CDS encoding RecX family transcriptional regulator — MQKIKKKLTSEQALKRLQNICSKQEKCIFDIKNKLFEWQIDSCQTEKIISTLIEQNFVNEERYTEFFVKDKLNINKWGKRKIEYILKHKQIHERHIKKAFQNIEHNDYKKIIEKEITKKHTSLALNQKNTSVRNKFILKNKILRFAESRGYEMEITLEILNKIVK; from the coding sequence ATGCAGAAAATTAAAAAGAAACTCACATCAGAACAAGCATTAAAAAGATTACAAAATATTTGCAGCAAACAGGAAAAATGCATCTTTGATATTAAAAACAAACTATTTGAATGGCAAATAGATTCCTGCCAAACAGAAAAAATAATTTCAACTCTGATTGAACAAAATTTTGTAAATGAAGAACGATATACAGAATTTTTTGTAAAAGATAAACTAAATATTAACAAATGGGGAAAAAGAAAAATCGAATATATCCTTAAACACAAACAAATTCATGAAAGACATATAAAAAAGGCTTTTCAAAATATAGAGCATAATGATTATAAAAAAATAATTGAAAAAGAAATAACAAAAAAACATACCAGTCTTGCCCTTAATCAGAAAAACACATCTGTTAGAAACAAATTTATATTAAAAAATAAAATATTACGTTTTGCCGAAAGTAGAGGATATGAAATGGAAATTACATTAGAGATATTGAATAAAATTGTTAAATAA